ctactctctctcctctttccccctccattAACTGttctatagggtgttcctaaagtctggacacataggcaaaaatgcatattttcaagaactgaaatgaatgaaattttcaatgacattttatttaattggaatattaacaaataacatcttcaatatgatttccatcatctgtgatgcaaaggttggtgtgctttgcaagattcatgtgaactcgatgcaataattccacattgctgtcaattttagcatattcactctttatgcattcagttaagtgtgttgcatctgtgcttttcattgagtacacctgcTCCTTTAGCagaccccagaaaaagaagtcaaagggggctaaggtctgttaatattccaaatatttcaaaatatgcatttttttctatgtgtccagactttcgAGACACCCTGTAGTTTTCTACTCTGGTTAGGGAGAAAGTGGATTCAATAAGTAATTGATTGAATTAGTTTAATCAATGTATTACCTCTGAGAGAGGGATATTTACAGTTTAGAAGGTGATTTGAGGAAAGGGTAATGTTTGGACCAAAAGAATGAATTACAAATGGTAGAATTTTAGTCATTATGACACCTGGCCAAGGGAGCAGgagtctttccccctaaacctacATAGATGGCCACTTGGTTTATGTGTCTGGTGGGTACCAAGTAGCAGACATCAATGTTCTCTCTGCTTCTCAAAGGAAGAGGCTATACTGAACTGGAAAGAATACTCTCCCTGCTTTCGAACTGATCATTGATGAGGAACATTTTTTCTCAGGAattatataacttgctttgaagGGAAAATTGTTCTCATGTATAGTATACAACTGGTTGGAGCCTCCAGTTAATGAgttacaacaaaaacaaaacaaaactatacacatggaatctcagagtgggaagggatctCTGAGGCCGTGTAGTCTTACCTGTACCTGATCGCACAACCCCTCTAtaggtggtcatccagcctctgcttacaGACCTTCAGTGATAGGGAACCCATTATCCTCTAAGGCAGGCCCTTTCACTTTCTGACAGCATCACTAGAAAATGCTTCTTTACATTGTGCTGAAGTCTGCCTTCTTcttgttttaccctctggttcccaGTTCTTTCTGCCTTCTGGAAGGAAGCAGAAATGTCTCTTCCAAATACTTCAACAGCAATAAGAAGCAATCATGTCTTCCCTccttcctaagtcttctcttctaggTGAAAACCACAGGTACCACTCCCATAGACTGCCCTCCTCTCCTACTAAGCAGTTCTTTCACAAAAATGTACCATTAAGTCAAAAGGGAAGTTGGGAAAGGCAGCATTGCTCAGACCACATCAGGGGAGTTCTGCTCAGCTCTGGgtaccatattttattttatttataattaattaatttatttttagttttcaacattcacttccataaaatttggagttttaaaatttcttccccttcttctcctcccctctccccaagatggtgtgcaatctgatataggctctacttacacattcctattaaacatattttcacattagtcatgatgtaaagaagaattagaattaatggatggaaccatgagaaagaagaaacaaaacaacaaaaaaacaggaCAGcgaatagtatgcttccatccgcattcagactccaaagttggcaccatgttttattttatttttttttaactaatttatttttagttttcaacattcacttccacaagattttgagttccacattttctccacatctctctcctccccccaccccaggactgtgttcattctgattaccccttcccccaatctgccctctcttctatcaccccctcttctcttatctccttctccttttattttcctatagagtaagatagatttctataccccattgcctgtgtattttatttccctgttgcatgtaaaaacaatatttaacattaacattcatttttaaaactttgagttccaaattctctcctttcctctctccccacccaccctcattgaaatgtcaagcattttgatataggttatacatgtgtagctatgcaaaacacttccataatagtcatgttgtaaaagactaactatatttccctccctcctatcccaccctcttccctttattctattctctccttttaccctatccctcctcaaaagtgtttgcttctgattatcccctcccccaatctgccctcccttctatcctcccctcttttatccccttcccccctactttctgtagggtaagataggtttCCATACCctattgaatgtgtatgttattctctctttaagccaaatctgataagagtaagatttactcattccctttcacctctcccccttcccttctattataacagctttttcttgcctcttttatgtgagataatttacccccattctatctctccctttctccttctcccaatatattcttttctcaccccttaattttattttttggatatcatcccttcatattcaactcatcctgtgccctctgtctatatatatacatatatgtatgtatgtatattcctttcaactaccctaatactgagaaagatatCATGAGTTACCatattgtctttccatgtaggaaggtaaacagttcaattttaataagtcccatatgatttctccttcatgtttatcttttcatgcttctcttgattcttgtatttgaaagtcaaattttctattcagctctggtcttttcatcaagaatgcttgaaagtcctttatttcattgaatgtccctttttccccctgaagaattcagttttgctggatagttgattcttggttttaatcctagctcctttgacctctggaatatcatattccaagcccttcggtcccttaatgtagaagctgttagatcttgtgttatcctgattatgtttccacaatactcaaattgtttctttctggccacttgcaatattttctcctcgacttgggaactctggaatttggctacaatattcctaggagttttccttttgggatctttttcttttcttttatttgggtggggggaagtttaaaaaacttattaaatttcattaccTATTCTGCTACAAGGTTGTAGCCTCATCTGTATAAAATAGCTTCAGCCAAGTAGTTTATCAAAAAATTAAGTTGGTATTATACTACATCTGACACCAGCCAGCTAACCAATCTCAGTAGATTATTCCTATGGACAGAAAACCAAATGTATTTTGAACAATACTGGTGATGGATAGAGTTGGCCATTATATTACTGATTTAAGGTTTTTTACAGATAATATTCTAGCTCTGAAGTACATGGTCTTAAAATTTATTCTTACCACACATGATGCAATGAATTCAGAACTAGACAGACACTCATTTTATATTACAAGGAAGAAGTTGTGCAAAAGGTGCAAATAGTAAAAAGCATTTTTATCTGGTCATTACTGAGTAGTTAAGTTTTTTTCCATGCCATGGTATTGTTTCAGAAATGTTAAAGTTGCCAACCTTCCATATACCACTAATTTAGGACAAAACTATACTGGGCTGTATTCTTATGCTAATTTATCTGGGGATCCAGTGTTCAAACCTCAATAGATTTTGTGCACCTCTCATATGCATCCTCACTCATCAGCTCATCAGGTTCTGAAGGGTTGTTCAGAGTCATCTTGATCAGCCAACCATGTTCATAACAAGATTTGTCGACAAGTCCTGAGTCTTCTGCAAGAGCTACATTAATTTTAGTTACTTCTCCTGTTTGTGGAGAATAGAGTTCACTGGCAGCTTTCACACTTTCCAAAGCTCCAAACTCATCTTGTTTGTTCAATTTTGTTCCGACTTCTGGAAGACTACAGTAAACCACATCTCCCAATGCTTCCTGCACAAAATTGCTGATCATCACTGCTCCAATACCATTTTCAGTTGATATCCACTCATGCTTATCTGTGGATTTTTGAATGGCGAGTGGCAGGGAGCTGGTGCAGAGGCCCTGGGAGGCGGTGGCCACTAGGAAGGGAGGGGAGCTAGGGCTGGAGTGGGCCTGGAGGTATGCAGGGGTGGCTTCAAGGGAGGCCAGAGATCCAGGGGTCTCAGCCCCGGGTGCCAACCACAGGGATGAGGAAGCAACCCACACACTCCTGGCAGCTTGCAGAGCCATCTTCTTCTGGGGCAGGGCAGCCCAGGGcccttgggatctttttcaagaagcaatgggtagattctttcaatttctattttaccctctggttctagaagatcaaggcagttttccttgataatttcttgaaaaatgatgtataggctctttttttttatcatgattttcagatagtccaatgattttttaaattatctcccctggatctactttccaggtcagttgtttttccaatgaggtattttatgttttcttctatttttttcattcttttggttttgttttgtaatttctcaatttctcatagagtcattatctttcatttgctctattctaatttttaagcaattattttcttcattaagcttttggatctccttttccatttggctgattctgctttttaaggcatccttGTCCTCGTTGGcattttgccatttggtctagactattattaaggtgttattttcttcactattttttagGTCTCTttcagcaagctgttgactcatttttcatgattttcttgtatcactctcatttctcttcccaaactttcctctacttctctcacttgattttcaaaatcctttttgagctcttccatggtctgagaccaattcatatttttctcggaggctttggatgtaggagctttaacttttttgtcttcttctgagtgtatgttttaatcttctttgttaccaaaataggtttctatagtctgagttttttccactgtttgttctttttcccaGCTAATTATTTGGCTTTTTAACTccttgttaaggtagggctctgttTCTAGTGTGGAGGGCAtattgttccaagcttcagggattttgtacagctgttttcatAGACActtttagggacctgtaagtttttagttcttccaaggtggtatgatcaaaggagaggtctttactcttctcctggcctgtgctcttgtctgtgagcgACCACAGAaactcttttctgctttggaactgtgaggaggattccatCTTTAGTGCTGCCACAAGCTTTGCcttgccagtgctcctcctcaccccaggactgtgacccagatccaagcacaggGAAAACAAGAAAATCCTGTCTCAGTGCGAGCAAATAGATCCCTGCAACAatcctctgatcagccactcaatCTCCctactatctgtgggctgagagctctggaagcagccaccattGCCTCTGCTAACACCCTGGGGCTGTACTGAGGCCAGAGCTGGACTATGTTCCTctttcacccaggtctgacagacctatCCTACTGACtctctaaattgtctttggcatttgtgggttaagaagtctggaaactatcacagctgccagtgattcagtcccctgaggcctgctctgggttttgCTGTGGCCAGGTCTGTGCTGGTATGGCTTGTGCTGGCCTATACTCCTCTCCTAGtccagtgcaacagacctttcctgtcaaccttccaggttgtcttgggctggaaatttctttcactctgtctttttgtgggttctattgttctagaatttgtttagagtaatttttagaggcatttggagggatttgggggagaactcaagtgaATCCCTGTTCCACCCCAGCGCcatattttaaaaggagaaatctGGTGTGCAATCAGAAGTATGTGAGAACTGGAAACTATGTCATATGAGGAATGACAGAAGGAACTGGAGTTTCTTAGGCAGGAGAAGATTTAGGATAATATCATCAATATCTTGAAATATCTGAAAGACTACCATGTGGAAAAGAGAGACAACTTATTTTACATATGTCCAGAAGTCAGTTACAGgaaaattctaaaatgtattattaaagagCTAACTAGTgaacatctggaaaaggaaataatgatTACAAAAGAGCAGCATGATTTCCTCAAGACCAGATCGAGCCAAACtagcattattttctctttttttaacaaTATTACTAAACCAGCAAATTAAGAGAATTACAAAAATGTCATTTAATTAGATTTTAGcagtcatttatttttgttattgtttttattttattttatttggctgTGCCACAACAGAATTCAATttgatgaattattttaaaattttttggagggagaagtcAGGATTATTTATCTAATTTActcccttttctctgccatcttggctctgctccccagttctaattttttttaattgttatacatttatttaatattcttagttttcagcattaattttcacaagagtttgaattacaaattttatccccatttctaccctccctgtactccaggatggcatatattctgattgccccattccccagtcagccctcccttctgtcacccaccccccccccccatccccttttcccttactttcttgtagggcaagatagatgtttatgccccattgcctgtatatcttatttcctagttgcatacaaaaacttttgttttgaacatcttcttttaaaactttgagttccaaattttctccccttttccctccccaccccccccaagaaGCAAGCAAATCAACACaagccacacatgtatccttatgcaaaacccttccacaatacttgtgttgtgaaagactaactatattttgctccttcctatcctatccccctttatccaattttctcccttgaccctgtcccttttcaaaagtgtttacttttgattacctcctccccctatctgccctcccttctatcattccccttttttatctacttcctccttcttccctgtggggtaagatacccaattgagtgtgtatggtattccctcctcaggtcaaatctgatgagagcaagattccctcattccccctcacctgccccctctttcctcccaacagaactgctttttcttgccacttttatggaagataatttaccccattctatctctccatttatccctctctcaatatattcctctctcatcccttaatttgattttatttttttagatatcatcccttcacattcaactcaccatgtaccctctgtctatatatatacacatacatacatacatatgtatatatacatacatacatatgtgtatatatatacatatatatatatatatatatatatatatatattctcttcagctacgctaatactgaggtcttgtgaattatacacatcatctttccatgtaagaatgtaaacaaaatagttcaactttactaagtcctctgtgatttctctttcttgtttaccttttcatgcttctcttgattcttgtgtttgaaagtcaaattttctattcagctctggtcttctcactgagaaagcttgaaagtcctctattttattgaaaatccatattctgccttggagcatgatactcagttttgctgggtaggtgattcttggttttaatcctagctcccctgacctccagaatatcatattccaagccctgcaatcccttaatggagaagctgctagatctttggttattctgattgtgtttccacaatactcaaattatttttttctggctgcttgcagtattttctccttgatctgggaggtctgaaATTTGACAACaacgttcctaggagttttctttttgggatctttttcaggaggcaatcagtggattctttcaatttctattttaccctctggctctagaatatcagggcaattctccttgataatttcttgaaagatgatatgtagactctttttttgatcatggctttcaggtagtccaataatttttagattatctctcccggatctattttccaggtcagtggtttttccaatgagatatttcacattgtcttccatttttttcattcctttggttctgttttataatatcttcatttttcataaagtcactagcttccacttgttcaatctaatttttaaggtagtattttcttcagtggtcttttggacctccttttccacttggctaattctgcctttcaaggcattcttctcctcattggctttttggaactcttttgccatttgagttagtctattttttaaggtgttgttttcttcagtatttttttgggtctcctttcgcAAGTCCTTAactggtttttcatggttttcttgcatcactctcatttctcttcccaatttttcctctacttctctaacttgctttgccaaatcctttttgatctcttccatggcctgagaccagttcatgtttttcttgtaggcttttgatgtaggctctttgactttgttgacttcttctggctgtatgttttggtcttttttgtcaccaaagaaagattccaaagtctgagtctgaatctgagtccattttcactgcctggccatgttcccagccaactacttgacccttgagttttttattggggtatgactgcttgtagggtagagagtactttgttccaaacttgaggggatatgctgttgttttcagagctatttctctacagctaactctgccacaccagtgctcctcctcccccaagaaccaccagccaccataggactcagatcttaagcaggctctgcactcctgctctgatctgccacttaattcctcccaccaggtgggcctggggccagaagcaactgcagctgtagttctgtagctgcaccaccccctctgtccccggggcagtggctgaaccacaaactctttcacactgtccccacagctttacccactagccttctctgttgtctttggtttttgtgggttgagaaatctggtaactgccacagcttactgattcagggtgctagggcctgttccacctggctcctgatGTGGTTGGTCCAGGAACaccccatgctgagctctgctcctttctgctcccagctccgtgcactgTAGACCTTAcgcagtgaccattcaggctgtcctgggctggagccctgcttccctctgctattttgtgggttctgcagttctagaatttgttcagaggtattttttataggtttttggagggacctgggggggagctcacacaagtccctgctttccagcctccatcttggctccatcctcaGCATAGTCATTTATAAAGTATCATGTTTTTCCTTgttgaaaagatggagaaatacaGATTAGATTTGATGCATTAAGTAGATTTCGAATGAGTTGACTGTCTGGACTCAAAGAATCATCATTAAAGGTtccatgtcaacttggaaggaggtctccagtaTCTGCGCTTGAGCTTGTGCTGCTTAATTCTTTATCAGTGCTTTGGATAAAAGCAAAGATGCCATCTTTGTCAGGATAGCAGAAGACACAACATTATTTGTGTTAGCTAACAGTCGAAAACAGTTGGGatccagaaagattttttttttggtaaatttttaaattttaaacttaaatacaaagtaagaaaaggaaatactaaaacttcaatacaaaataagaaaaaaaaacatttccatgtgcacagcagaaagATCTTTCTAGGGCGGCAGAGTCAAAATGgctctgtgaaaggagggaactactggagctctatcacaaattctatcAGATACATCTAAGAAAGTGAACCTGAGCAGATTTgaaagagttagaagccactagtagactgagaggggcaggagatCTGGCACAtggaatggcaccagaccacaccaactgGGAAGAGCAGAGGAACCCAGTCAGCAGGctggtctgggagagcactgggccagTGAAatgctctcatccctccctcacccagagaatactacttagggagaaacagaagtggggcttcagtagccttttagtgagagaagttgTGGATAGGGCCCTTCTTGGGTGTCAAAAGGAGACTAGTACAGGAAGAGAGATGTCctagcaggccccacctcagtaACAATGAGAGTTACTGAGCCCCAGaggggtggagctagcaaacatcaacaccaggactccAAGTGttcctttgcacagccaggggaagtggcagacactagCACAGACAATAGCTGAGACTacccatgctgtagagcagtcctggggaagaggagatgtccagcagccagaccacccctcccctacacctcatgaaatcagaggtcatagcacacaaagccagtgagcaggcccacagatcccaacacaagaagtttgggacagggccccctgagccccagaagcagagatccactttagaagccaggaggaagaaaAACACCATAAAAAGCacgctaaaaagccaaagaccattgaatcctattatggagacagggaagatgaaaatacCAATTCATAAGAGGACAGCATAGGCACTATACCCACAACCATAACCTCAAAATGGAATGTGAACTTGTCTCCAGCCCCAAAAGTATTCCTAGAAGAACCCAAGgagaactttaaaaaccaaattagagaggtaaaggaaaagaaaaaatggaaaaaaaattcactgatgaaaacaaatttttaaaaagtaaaatcagtgaaatggtttaggagattcagaatataaatggagaaaatgtctcattgaaaaataaaatcaaccaaatggaaaatgagacagagaaactaaaggaagaaaataatacattaaaaattagaattgggcaagtagaagctaatgactctatgagacatcaagaatcagtcaaacaaaatctaaagaaagaaaaatagaagaaaatgtgaaatatctgattggaaaaacaattgacctggaaaatagatacaggagagacaatctaagaattattggtctaccagaaagccatgatgaaagaaaagagcctggacagtatcttaaagaaatcatcaagaataacttccctgaggtcctagaaccagtcattgaaatagtcatcgaaagaatccaccaatcaccccctgaaagagatcccaaattgtaaactccaagaaatattatagctaaattccagaattatcaggtcaaggagaaaatactgcaagcagccagaaaaaaacaattcaaatatcatggaactacagtcaggaacatgcaggatctttcagcttctacattaaatgacaagagaaactggaatatgatattccaaaaggcaaaggagcttggactacaaacaaggatcgattacccagcaaaattgagcatttttcaggcaaggagatagacattcaatgaaataagggaattccagaacttcctgatgaaaaggccagagctcaatgcaaaatttgatcttcaaatacaaaattctatggagatataaaaaggtaaacaaggggaaagcccttgttaatcaataagggaaaattgtttacatcctcatatagaattatattgttttatatatgttttatatatacttcaatcttgagaacagtacagttattatgacaattgaaagagatatacatagactgtggctgtcagtataaaataactgatataatgataaaaaacataattaagagatataaaaggatggttctgggagaagaggtaaagaggtagtagaaaagggtaaattatatcacatgaagcgGCACAAAAACAtaatatagtagagggaaagaagggagggagaagagcagtatttgagctttactttcatcagatttggttcaagaagggaatgacatactctgataagtatagaaatcaaacttgtcctacaggcagtaggaggggaaagggaggggggtggctagaaggaagggaagaagtagcaagggggaaaaggtaagataaggaaggggaatcaagagggagggtaaactgaggaaggcagtggtcaaaagcaaaactcttttgaggagtggaaaggagaaataaaagtataaccaggggggaaataggatggagaaacagacacagacagtaatcataactgtgaatgtgaatgggatgaactctcccataaaatggaaatgaatagcagaatggattaaaaaccataatcctataatatgttgtgtacaagaaatacatttgaaacagggggatacacacagggtaaaggtaaaagtctTGAGTAGaatacattatgcttcagctaaagtaaaaaaagcaggcgtagcaatcctaatctcagacaaagcaaaagcaaagatagatataattaaaagagataaggaaggacattatatcctgctaaaaggcaccgtaaacaatgaagcaatatcattatttaacatatatgcaccaagtggtatagcatacaaattcttagacgAGAGGATAAGGATGTTACAGGaataaatagacagcaaaactatactagtgggggacctcaacctccccctctctgagcttggtaaatctaacctcaaaatcaacaagaaagaagttaaggaggtgaacagaattttagaaaaggcagatatgatagacctcttgagaaaactgaatggggataaaagaatatatttttttctcagcagtacatggcacatactaaaaaactgatcatgtactagagcataaaaacctcacaatccagtgcagaaaggcagaagtagtcaaaggatccttttcagatcatgatgcaataaaaattatttgttataaaggattgtggaaaaataaattcaaaattaattggaaactaaataatccaatctttttttttaatttctttatttatttttagtttaccacacatggttctacatagttttgagttccagtttttctcccctcccttcccactccctccccaagacggcatgaagtctcatataactgtcatgtataactttgcattgaattaatttatgcacgagtcaagtcatggagaagaattttgaccaatggaatgaatcatgagaaagaagaaacagaaccaaaaaaaaaacaaaaaccaaaaacaaaaacaaaagagaagcagaaaaggcgagcatgtagtgtgcctcagtctgtattcaaacttcgcagttctttgtctcaatgaagatagcattctccatcgtgagtcccctggagttgtccttgccccttaggttactgagaaaagcgcagtatgtcagggttggtcctcacggaatccatatatctgtggctgtgcacaacgttctcctggctctgctccgctcactcagcattatgtcgtgtaggtttttccaggttgttatgaagt
This region of Trichosurus vulpecula isolate mTriVul1 chromosome 3, mTriVul1.pri, whole genome shotgun sequence genomic DNA includes:
- the LOC118842252 gene encoding glycine cleavage system H protein, mitochondrial-like yields the protein MALQAARSVWVASSSLWLAPGAETPGSLASLEATPAYLQAHSSPSSPPFLVATASQGLCTSSLPLAIQKSTDKHEWISTENGIGAVMISNFVQEALGDVVYCSLPEVGTKLNKQDEFGALESVKAASELYSPQTGEVTKINVALAEDSGLVDKSCYEHGWLIKMTLNNPSEPDELMSEDAYERCTKSIEV